In Nocardia sputorum, a single genomic region encodes these proteins:
- a CDS encoding DNA polymerase domain-containing protein — MSNLDQPLFDGAEATKRDLIDYLEAVGERLVAVLRDRPLSVVRIRPGQPAFMQKNLPKYTPEWVRRVTVWAESSRREISYALCDDVRTLLWFGNQRAVEYHPTLLPADHALGPTHLVLDLDPSPGQTFRHAADAAKLIRTALANDGLAGAVKTSGAKGVHVFVPVEPGTPVEDAAAATRAIAARAERLDPDLATTAFIKEDRAGKVFLDSTRAGGATVVAAYSPRIRPGTPVSFPLTWSQLDEVTPTDFTLRPALTRLADRDPWRTEMPAPQRLPDDLIAEGHTIPVARVQAMHEGKRRARARRAGADTPPSG, encoded by the coding sequence ATGTCCAATCTCGATCAGCCGCTGTTCGACGGTGCGGAGGCGACCAAGCGGGATCTGATCGACTATCTCGAGGCGGTCGGGGAGCGGCTGGTCGCTGTATTGCGCGACCGGCCGCTGTCGGTGGTGCGAATCCGGCCTGGTCAGCCCGCGTTTATGCAGAAGAACCTGCCGAAGTACACGCCGGAGTGGGTCCGGCGGGTGACGGTGTGGGCAGAGAGTTCCCGGCGCGAGATCTCCTATGCGTTGTGCGACGACGTGCGCACCCTGTTGTGGTTCGGCAATCAGCGCGCGGTGGAGTACCACCCGACGCTGCTGCCCGCCGACCATGCTCTCGGTCCGACACATCTGGTGCTCGACCTCGATCCCTCACCCGGGCAGACCTTCCGGCACGCCGCGGACGCGGCGAAGTTGATCCGTACGGCGCTGGCGAACGACGGTTTGGCGGGTGCGGTGAAGACCAGTGGCGCGAAAGGCGTGCACGTGTTCGTCCCGGTCGAGCCGGGCACGCCGGTCGAGGATGCCGCCGCGGCCACTCGCGCGATCGCGGCCCGAGCCGAGCGGCTGGACCCGGACCTCGCCACCACGGCGTTCATCAAAGAAGACCGTGCGGGGAAGGTGTTCCTCGACTCGACGCGCGCGGGTGGCGCGACTGTGGTCGCGGCCTACAGTCCCCGTATCCGCCCCGGAACGCCGGTGTCCTTCCCGCTCACGTGGTCGCAGCTCGACGAGGTGACGCCGACGGACTTCACTCTGCGACCCGCGCTGACCCGGCTGGCGGACCGCGATCCTTGGCGAACCGAAATGCCCGCGCCGCAACGGCTTCCGGACGATTTGATCGCCGAGGGCCACACCATCCCGGTGGCCCGGGTGCAGGCGATGCACGAGGGTAAACGGCGCGCCCGCGCGCGCCGTGCGGGTGCGGACACGCCGCCCTCCGGCTGA
- a CDS encoding class I SAM-dependent methyltransferase — MALFDLFVDHLLRRPRGPLARRMWRDMKSHHDIFRDTLAALHLTPDDRLLEIGCGGGTFAARALESGCRTTAVDHSADMVALTKSANADAVREGRLEVVEAAAESLPLPDRHFTCATAMNVLFFVSVPAMLAELHRVLAPGGRLVLHTVAPEPPRSVMPAPLAGRVRLHSDTELVAMLEAAGFHQPRVERVDGAYQLVTASCPP, encoded by the coding sequence TTGGCTCTCTTCGACCTGTTCGTCGACCACCTGCTGCGCCGACCGCGAGGGCCGCTGGCCCGGCGGATGTGGCGGGACATGAAGTCCCACCACGACATCTTCCGGGACACGCTGGCGGCGCTGCACCTCACCCCCGACGACCGGCTTCTCGAAATCGGCTGCGGCGGCGGCACCTTCGCCGCACGAGCGCTCGAGTCGGGCTGCCGGACGACCGCGGTGGATCACAGCGCCGACATGGTGGCGCTCACGAAGTCGGCGAACGCGGACGCCGTGCGCGAGGGCCGGCTCGAGGTCGTCGAGGCGGCCGCCGAATCGTTGCCTCTGCCGGATCGGCACTTCACCTGCGCCACCGCGATGAACGTGTTGTTCTTCGTCTCCGTGCCCGCCATGCTCGCCGAACTGCATCGCGTGCTCGCGCCCGGCGGACGCCTCGTCCTGCACACCGTCGCACCCGAGCCGCCGCGCTCGGTCATGCCCGCGCCGCTGGCGGGACGCGTGCGCTTGCACTCCGACACCGAACTCGTCGCCATGCTCGAGGCGGCAGGCTTTCACCAACCGCGCGTCGAGCGGGTCGACGGCGCCTACCAGCTCGTCACGGCCTCATGTCCGCCCTGA
- a CDS encoding aldo/keto reductase, which yields MTIFFNNALDCYRLLGRSGLRVSPMALGTLTFGSAWGWGADKGEARRIFDAYVTRGGNFFDTAGNYTGGTAEEWLGEFASTDRDALVLATKYSALRRLTDPNSGGNHRKNMIASVEASLRRLRTDYLDLLYLHLWDDRTPAEEILRGMDDLVRTGKVLYVGISNTPAWQIARMQTIADLRGWTPMIAVQLEYNVAERTAEHDMLPMARELGLGVVAWSPLAGGVLTGKYTRADLPPDARKPTLGTSRKDLIVAGEGLTDRSLAIADSVRRVAAELGRSPAQVALAWTLRHPDVTAPVLGARTLAQLEDNLGALTVQFDEHHLDQLREASAITAGYPHNVLARPMARRTLVGDMRVETRSRS from the coding sequence ATGACAATCTTTTTCAACAATGCGTTGGACTGCTACCGGTTGCTGGGTCGGTCGGGACTGCGCGTATCACCGATGGCGTTGGGTACGTTGACCTTCGGATCCGCCTGGGGATGGGGAGCGGACAAAGGGGAAGCCCGGCGAATCTTCGACGCGTATGTCACCCGCGGCGGCAACTTCTTCGACACCGCGGGCAACTACACCGGCGGCACCGCCGAGGAATGGCTCGGCGAGTTCGCCTCGACCGACCGGGACGCCCTCGTCCTCGCGACCAAGTACTCCGCGCTGCGACGGCTCACCGACCCGAACTCCGGCGGCAACCATCGCAAGAACATGATCGCGTCGGTCGAGGCGAGCCTGCGCCGCCTGCGCACCGATTATCTCGACCTGCTCTATCTGCACCTGTGGGACGACCGGACACCGGCCGAGGAAATCCTGCGCGGCATGGACGATCTGGTGCGCACGGGCAAAGTGCTGTACGTCGGCATCTCGAACACCCCCGCCTGGCAGATCGCCCGCATGCAAACCATCGCCGATCTGCGCGGCTGGACGCCGATGATCGCCGTTCAGCTCGAGTACAACGTGGCCGAGCGCACCGCGGAGCACGACATGCTGCCGATGGCGCGGGAACTCGGCCTCGGCGTCGTCGCCTGGTCGCCACTGGCGGGTGGCGTCCTCACCGGCAAGTACACCCGCGCCGACCTGCCGCCGGACGCACGCAAGCCGACGCTGGGCACCTCCCGCAAGGACCTGATCGTCGCCGGCGAGGGTCTCACCGATCGAAGCTTGGCCATAGCCGATTCCGTGCGCCGCGTCGCCGCGGAACTCGGCCGCTCACCGGCGCAGGTGGCCCTCGCGTGGACGCTGCGGCACCCCGATGTCACCGCGCCCGTCCTCGGCGCACGCACCCTCGCGCAACTCGAGGACAATCTCGGCGCGTTGACGGTGCAGTTCGACGAGCACCATCTCGACCAGCTCCGGGAAGCGTCTGCCATCACCGCGGGCTATCCGCACAACGTCCTCGCGCGCCCCATGGCGCGCCGGACCCTTGTCGGAGACATGCGCGTCGAAACGCGCTCCAGGTCCTGA
- a CDS encoding cutinase family protein: protein MDELVLRGAWKTIAAVCLAAAVTTSLQLGVVSVAEGAPPHCPALYAVAIPGTWETSSTGAGKGMLAVSLNDLPGDVEVDYVGYAATAFPWESEVYGRSKQEAIDKARGLVSGMAQACDVTRIALLGYSQGADAAGDLAAEIGTGRGVVPPHRVVLVGLISDPRRSPGDTLIGPPVPGAGAAGPRIGGFGRLAARTYTFCVAGDLYCAMPDGDFAGRIAGFFVQLSNPDPAQLGSYQQQATEIIGDALAAGGLGLLSDQLNASAYEQRKRQIDDFLRSGIHQSYPSYAIGPDAATPLTWLRQRLIEATGP from the coding sequence ATGGACGAACTCGTCCTGCGCGGAGCATGGAAGACGATCGCCGCCGTATGCCTTGCGGCGGCGGTGACCACCAGTCTCCAACTCGGTGTCGTATCCGTTGCCGAGGGCGCACCGCCCCATTGCCCGGCGTTGTACGCCGTAGCGATCCCCGGAACATGGGAGACGTCCAGCACCGGCGCGGGCAAAGGAATGCTCGCCGTGAGCCTGAACGATCTGCCCGGTGACGTCGAGGTCGACTATGTCGGTTACGCGGCGACGGCCTTCCCTTGGGAGAGCGAAGTGTACGGCCGCTCCAAACAGGAGGCTATCGACAAAGCGCGTGGCTTGGTCTCGGGCATGGCGCAAGCGTGTGACGTGACCCGGATCGCGTTGCTCGGCTACAGCCAAGGTGCCGATGCCGCAGGTGATCTCGCTGCCGAGATCGGTACCGGGCGGGGCGTGGTGCCGCCGCATCGGGTCGTTCTGGTGGGGCTGATCTCCGACCCTCGTCGCTCGCCCGGTGACACGCTGATCGGTCCGCCCGTCCCCGGCGCGGGCGCGGCGGGTCCCCGGATCGGCGGATTCGGCCGGCTCGCCGCGCGGACCTACACCTTCTGCGTCGCGGGTGATCTGTATTGCGCGATGCCGGATGGCGATTTCGCCGGACGGATCGCGGGCTTCTTCGTCCAGTTGTCGAATCCGGATCCCGCGCAGCTGGGCAGCTACCAGCAACAGGCGACCGAAATCATCGGCGACGCACTGGCCGCGGGCGGGCTCGGCCTCTTGTCCGATCAACTCAACGCCTCCGCTTACGAACAAAGGAAGCGGCAGATCGATGATTTCCTGCGATCCGGCATCCACCAGAGCTATCCCTCGTACGCCATCGGCCCGGATGCCGCGACGCCCTTGACTTGGCTGCGGCAACGCCTCATCGAAGCAACCGGCCCCTGA
- a CDS encoding PAS and ANTAR domain-containing protein, whose product MGQREQETASELLGGCPNIGSFRFRFADQRWEWSDDAAAIYGYAPGEVDPSAELLQSHLHPDDRVRVAEALAHAIETATPFCTRQRIIDTEGETHDVIVIGDQLFDDDGTVVGSAGYLIDVTETLEDTLQEALDDVLPDVIDARAVIEQAKGVVMFVYGVNADQAFRVLRWRSQETNIKIRVLAEQLTADVVAMGGALVQQRTRFDHLLLTLHERVTPSEPVMD is encoded by the coding sequence ATGGGACAACGGGAGCAGGAGACTGCATCCGAATTGCTGGGCGGTTGCCCCAACATCGGCAGCTTTCGCTTCCGGTTCGCCGACCAGCGGTGGGAATGGTCCGACGACGCTGCCGCGATCTACGGGTACGCACCGGGCGAGGTCGACCCGTCCGCCGAACTCCTGCAAAGCCACCTGCACCCCGACGACCGCGTGCGCGTCGCCGAGGCGCTCGCCCACGCCATCGAGACCGCCACGCCGTTCTGCACCCGCCAGCGGATCATCGACACCGAGGGCGAGACGCACGACGTGATCGTCATCGGCGATCAACTGTTCGACGACGACGGCACGGTGGTGGGCTCCGCCGGTTACCTCATCGATGTCACCGAGACGCTCGAGGACACTCTGCAGGAAGCCCTCGATGACGTGCTACCCGACGTGATCGACGCCCGCGCGGTGATCGAACAGGCCAAGGGCGTGGTGATGTTCGTCTACGGCGTCAACGCCGATCAGGCGTTCCGGGTGCTGCGCTGGCGCTCGCAGGAGACCAATATCAAGATCCGCGTGCTGGCCGAGCAACTGACCGCCGACGTCGTCGCGATGGGCGGCGCGCTGGTGCAGCAACGCACCCGTTTCGATCATCTCCTGCTGACCCTGCACGAGCGGGTGACGCCCTCGGAACCCGTCATGGACTAG
- a CDS encoding TetR/AcrR family transcriptional regulator: MTVDPAESAADVRRGQLVDSAIALIAEVGHARTSLSRIAEKAGVSKAAVLYHFKNKEELLDQVLDRVLGGLVEHVEAAVRAAGTPADAVGAYIRAMLGHLSAHPSHIRALTEAIAIGEAAGRSTIRADSSRWRVLADLLAAGQADGRFRAFDVETTAVVISAAIDGLVGRWLTEPEFDLRAAAEELEVFVYRAISVAGR, from the coding sequence GTGACAGTCGACCCCGCAGAATCGGCCGCCGACGTGCGTCGTGGGCAGCTCGTCGACAGTGCGATCGCCCTTATCGCCGAGGTAGGACATGCTCGTACCTCGCTGTCGCGGATCGCGGAGAAGGCGGGCGTCTCGAAAGCCGCGGTGCTGTACCACTTCAAGAACAAAGAGGAACTGCTCGATCAGGTGCTCGACCGCGTGCTCGGCGGCCTGGTCGAGCACGTGGAGGCGGCGGTGCGCGCCGCGGGCACGCCCGCCGACGCGGTCGGCGCGTACATCCGGGCGATGCTCGGCCATCTGAGCGCCCACCCGTCCCATATCCGAGCGCTCACCGAGGCCATCGCGATCGGCGAGGCCGCAGGCCGTAGCACGATCCGCGCGGACTCCTCGCGCTGGCGAGTACTGGCGGACCTGTTGGCCGCGGGGCAGGCGGATGGCCGGTTCCGCGCGTTCGACGTCGAGACGACCGCGGTGGTGATCAGCGCCGCTATCGACGGTCTGGTCGGCCGATGGCTGACCGAACCCGAGTTCGATCTGCGGGCCGCAGCCGAAGAACTGGAAGTATTCGTCTACCGCGCGATTTCTGTTGCCGGACGGTAG
- a CDS encoding alpha-L-fucosidase — MKQLAGGVNEPSLGSPARPKPTWFGEAKFGIFVHWGLFSVPGFAPRGRYTDVLRDDYRHAMTRNPYAEQYLNAMKDPGSPTAAFHRRHFGDLPYDGFKTMFEQGLEDWRPDAWAETFQQAGARYVVMVTKHHDGFALWPTGVRNPHKAGWCTERDLVGELADAVRGRGMRFGVYYSGGIDWTFQPKTMKTLGDYIYSPHGRDYPAYADAQMRELVTRYRPDILWNDISWPTGREQLLSLFADYYDVVPDGVVNDRWQIDSWVRKVMRWKPARAGFDLLMKQLLTARPDLLHNAAPQAVPHADFTTREYTRFDTIQSVEWEATRGIGNSFGFNRDETDADYASFEDDLFPAFADTVAKNGNLLLDVGPSGGAGVIPAAQLDRLAAFGDWLRVNGSAIYGTSPWNEAAGETAEGLPVRLTCDSTAVHVLVVGYPKGREVTLKALSLPGSTGTLAADGSSVTVRRRGSDTVLEFTRDLTGMYSPAVAISRS, encoded by the coding sequence ATGAAGCAGCTCGCGGGTGGAGTGAACGAGCCTTCGCTGGGATCACCGGCGCGCCCGAAACCGACGTGGTTCGGGGAGGCCAAGTTCGGGATCTTCGTCCATTGGGGATTGTTCTCGGTGCCCGGCTTCGCGCCGAGGGGCCGTTATACCGATGTGCTGCGCGACGATTACCGGCACGCCATGACCAGGAATCCCTACGCCGAGCAATACCTGAACGCGATGAAGGATCCCGGCTCGCCGACCGCCGCGTTCCATCGGCGGCACTTCGGCGATCTGCCGTACGACGGCTTCAAGACGATGTTCGAGCAGGGGCTGGAGGATTGGCGCCCGGACGCGTGGGCCGAGACGTTCCAGCAGGCAGGAGCCCGGTACGTGGTGATGGTCACCAAGCACCACGACGGGTTCGCGTTGTGGCCGACCGGTGTACGCAACCCGCACAAAGCCGGATGGTGCACCGAGCGCGACCTGGTCGGCGAACTCGCGGACGCGGTGCGCGGGCGCGGGATGAGATTCGGTGTCTATTATTCCGGCGGAATCGACTGGACCTTCCAGCCGAAGACGATGAAGACCCTCGGGGACTACATCTACTCCCCGCACGGCCGCGATTACCCCGCCTACGCCGACGCCCAGATGCGTGAACTCGTGACCCGCTATCGGCCGGACATCTTGTGGAACGACATCTCGTGGCCGACCGGCCGGGAACAGTTGCTCTCGTTGTTCGCCGACTATTACGACGTGGTGCCCGACGGTGTGGTCAACGATCGCTGGCAGATCGACTCGTGGGTCAGGAAGGTGATGCGCTGGAAACCGGCCAGGGCCGGTTTCGATCTGCTGATGAAGCAGTTGCTCACCGCGCGCCCGGACCTCCTTCACAACGCGGCGCCGCAGGCGGTTCCGCACGCGGATTTCACCACTCGCGAGTACACCCGATTCGACACGATTCAGTCGGTCGAATGGGAGGCGACCCGGGGTATCGGCAACTCGTTCGGTTTCAACCGCGACGAGACCGACGCGGACTACGCCTCCTTCGAAGACGATCTCTTCCCGGCTTTCGCCGACACGGTCGCCAAGAACGGCAATCTGCTGCTCGATGTCGGCCCGAGCGGTGGCGCGGGCGTCATTCCCGCGGCGCAACTCGATCGGCTCGCGGCGTTCGGCGACTGGCTGCGGGTCAACGGCTCGGCGATCTACGGCACCAGCCCCTGGAACGAAGCGGCGGGCGAGACGGCCGAGGGGCTGCCTGTCCGGCTGACGTGCGACAGCACTGCCGTCCATGTCCTGGTGGTCGGCTATCCGAAGGGGCGCGAGGTCACCTTGAAGGCACTGTCGCTTCCGGGATCCACCGGCACCTTGGCGGCGGATGGCAGCTCGGTGACGGTCCGCAGGCGTGGTAGCGACACCGTCCTCGAGTTCACCCGTGATCTGACCGGCATGTACTCCCCTGCGGTGGCCATTTCGCGGTCCTGA
- a CDS encoding MarR family winged helix-turn-helix transcriptional regulator, with amino-acid sequence MRRVNGRQLYRLARRLTELSRQADIAPGDRLPSPGEMAILGEVAEYPGCSIRQLCERTGFVQSHVSTIVAGLAERGLLVTDTDPADRRRTLVHPGEQLTRGIDRRRRPIDDTLASALGDPAAARRAAALLEELATLLLDEHRPTVAPRPSTPTDRKDRP; translated from the coding sequence GTGAGGCGCGTGAACGGCAGGCAGCTCTATCGCCTGGCTCGGCGGCTGACCGAGCTGTCGCGTCAGGCCGACATCGCTCCCGGCGACCGCCTTCCGTCCCCGGGAGAGATGGCGATCCTCGGCGAGGTCGCCGAGTATCCGGGCTGCTCCATCCGCCAGTTGTGTGAGCGCACGGGGTTCGTCCAGAGTCACGTCTCCACGATCGTGGCCGGGCTCGCCGAGCGGGGTCTGCTCGTCACCGACACCGATCCCGCCGACCGTCGCCGCACCTTGGTTCACCCGGGTGAGCAGCTCACGCGAGGTATCGACCGTCGCCGGCGGCCCATCGACGACACCCTCGCCAGCGCCCTCGGCGACCCCGCCGCCGCGCGGCGTGCCGCGGCACTACTCGAGGAACTCGCCACGCTGCTGCTCGACGAACATCGACCCACGGTGGCGCCACGGCCGTCCACCCCCACCGACCGAAAGGACCGTCCATGA
- a CDS encoding glycerophosphodiester phosphodiesterase family protein: protein MTTRRQDDTMRRMCVVGAVAGMLAAGGLTAGAQQAAADGPAAFDLEAHRGGLGLVAENTLPAFANALELGVSTLELDVQITADGYAVVTHDRDPSPAKCVDTAPDVPGDPKFPYVPGNIFIRDLTLAQVRTIDCGSVPSTDQPGQRTAPGARMPLLSEVFDLVRAYHADQVMLNIETKVEAAAPEQTAPREQFVDIVVAEIRRAGIARQVTIQSFDFATLRRLREAAPDLPVVALTDGQPKLRAGEAGASPWLGGMDIDDFPGTLQEKYVAAAAAIGAAAVSPVHGTPQNAPITDPAYQPFTTRELVRAAHRRGMRVVPWTVDDRPTMTALLDLGVDGLITNRPDVLRALLSDRGYRLPPSYHRP from the coding sequence GTGACCACCCGGCGGCAGGATGACACGATGCGGCGAATGTGCGTGGTGGGCGCGGTGGCGGGGATGCTGGCAGCCGGTGGTCTGACGGCAGGCGCGCAGCAGGCGGCGGCCGACGGTCCGGCCGCGTTCGATCTCGAAGCCCATCGCGGCGGGCTGGGGCTGGTGGCGGAGAACACGCTGCCCGCCTTCGCGAACGCGCTGGAACTCGGGGTGAGCACGCTGGAGCTGGACGTGCAGATCACCGCGGACGGGTACGCGGTGGTCACCCACGACCGCGATCCGAGTCCGGCGAAGTGCGTGGACACCGCGCCTGACGTTCCCGGCGACCCGAAGTTCCCCTATGTGCCGGGGAACATCTTCATTCGCGATCTGACGCTGGCTCAGGTGCGGACGATCGATTGTGGTTCGGTGCCCTCCACCGACCAACCCGGACAGCGCACCGCGCCGGGAGCGCGAATGCCTCTGCTATCGGAGGTTTTCGACCTCGTGCGCGCGTATCACGCCGATCAGGTGATGCTGAACATCGAGACCAAGGTCGAGGCCGCCGCCCCGGAACAAACCGCGCCGCGTGAACAGTTCGTCGACATCGTGGTAGCGGAGATCCGCCGGGCGGGCATCGCGCGGCAGGTCACCATCCAGAGTTTCGACTTCGCCACCCTGCGGCGGCTGCGCGAGGCGGCGCCCGACCTACCGGTCGTCGCGTTGACCGATGGCCAGCCGAAGTTGCGAGCCGGAGAAGCCGGCGCTTCCCCGTGGCTGGGCGGAATGGACATCGACGACTTCCCGGGAACGCTGCAGGAGAAATACGTCGCGGCCGCGGCCGCCATCGGCGCCGCGGCGGTCTCGCCGGTCCACGGCACGCCACAGAACGCCCCGATCACCGATCCGGCTTATCAGCCGTTCACCACCAGAGAACTCGTTCGCGCCGCGCACCGCCGCGGCATGCGGGTGGTGCCGTGGACGGTCGATGACCGTCCGACCATGACCGCGCTGCTCGACCTCGGGGTGGACGGTCTGATCACCAATCGCCCTGACGTGTTGCGTGCCCTGCTGTCCGACCGCGGTTACCGCCTGCCACCGTCGTATCACCGCCCCTGA
- a CDS encoding toll/interleukin-1 receptor domain-containing protein produces MNRYRIFLSYRRDGTHHFVGRLRATFEKELPDDLTFFDRDSIDVGVPFRQAIVQAIAGSAVVIVVIGSEWLSAHNKSRLHAPDDPVRMEIETALSLGKVILPLLVDDARLPHPDELPPSIRNLLEHNTVRIRSEVYDDDTDRLVRIVDGLVAQSVPERRTDSGTVFPDTGESASTYLNVAIAGIAIPLFVWFVFRVHGELRDLLSVLFGVSVVSGHFYMISRGDKLAIDAGGVEVRKVGVVHRFSWRDIDRLAIYPTGKSVFLVARMVDPLIQRKYSHASGWPRWDSGTGQLLICDLKVEAYRNAGKDGGSISFTTDRYSGGSEYVLESVKRYRPYGGFGGLPPPVPVSDPVPRRAIGVAVAVVLAVLVTLMAVSVARSTDTASSRNRHFGLYPTTSGMVEYGDTARA; encoded by the coding sequence ATGAATCGCTATCGGATATTTCTCAGCTATCGCCGGGACGGCACTCACCACTTCGTCGGTCGGCTGCGCGCCACCTTCGAAAAGGAGCTCCCGGACGACCTGACTTTCTTCGACCGGGACTCGATCGACGTCGGGGTTCCCTTTCGTCAGGCGATTGTCCAAGCCATCGCCGGATCGGCTGTGGTCATCGTGGTCATCGGGTCGGAGTGGCTCAGCGCCCACAACAAGAGCCGATTGCACGCACCCGACGACCCGGTACGCATGGAGATCGAGACGGCGCTGAGCCTGGGCAAGGTGATACTCCCGCTTCTGGTGGACGATGCCAGACTGCCCCACCCGGACGAGTTGCCACCGAGCATCCGGAATTTGCTCGAGCACAACACTGTTCGGATCAGGTCCGAGGTTTACGACGACGATACGGACAGGCTGGTCCGCATCGTCGATGGTCTCGTCGCGCAATCCGTCCCCGAGCGCAGGACCGACAGCGGCACCGTGTTTCCCGACACCGGCGAGAGCGCCAGCACGTATCTCAACGTGGCGATCGCTGGCATCGCGATCCCGCTGTTCGTCTGGTTCGTATTCCGAGTGCACGGTGAACTGCGCGATCTGCTCTCGGTGCTCTTCGGCGTCTCCGTCGTCTCCGGGCATTTCTACATGATCAGCCGCGGTGACAAACTGGCGATCGATGCGGGCGGCGTCGAGGTCCGCAAAGTCGGCGTCGTCCATCGCTTCTCGTGGCGCGATATCGACAGGTTGGCGATATATCCCACCGGGAAAAGCGTCTTCCTCGTCGCGCGGATGGTCGACCCTCTGATACAGCGGAAGTACAGCCACGCCAGCGGTTGGCCTCGCTGGGACAGCGGAACGGGACAACTGCTCATCTGCGATCTGAAAGTGGAAGCCTACCGTAACGCAGGTAAAGACGGCGGATCCATCTCCTTCACCACCGACCGATATTCGGGCGGAAGCGAATATGTGCTGGAGTCGGTGAAACGTTACCGGCCCTATGGCGGGTTCGGGGGTTTGCCGCCGCCGGTCCCCGTCTCGGATCCGGTCCCGCGCAGGGCGATCGGCGTGGCAGTCGCTGTGGTGCTGGCCGTCCTCGTCACCCTCATGGCTGTGTCGGTGGCTCGATCGACGGATACGGCGTCGAGCAGAAACCGGCATTTCGGGCTCTATCCGACGACTTCCGGAATGGTGGAGTACGGCGATACCGCGCGGGCATAG